A region from the Brassica napus cultivar Da-Ae chromosome C8, Da-Ae, whole genome shotgun sequence genome encodes:
- the LOC106367144 gene encoding uncharacterized protein LOC106367144: MAKKVRKLHVSVKPVRLHGLPVVLGGETAAKNVFAMVELKWKGPVSGFGLGLVPFYRSNRPVNHTTSKPIALGASHVEWEDEFERVCCIVGPWNLSFTVFHGETIDAKNKKAIVGKASLDLAELATKLESAVERKLPIRSKGLLWKEATLVVNVTFSEVRNEPDDFTQLGPVTVDSAITTNMPSRRGGMDFDSSSSPATASNSGGVSPILGTGSNSSPENQSEPGHKAGFNWWKRRRLSFSMTWRREPREEEESTTKTPSATESEKPATELSIEPNRWVAKDLASRDGKSKLRSEVYTASIDQRSEQAGGEAACAAVAVVVAHWFQANPRLINPSETEFDSLITQGSSLWQSLSDEESYLTLFPDRHFDLETIVSAKLRPVRVCTDKSFTGFFSPERFASLEGLMSFDQIWDEVEKEVRAASEIVESRVYIMSWNDHFFVVKGDIDGYCVIDSLGERLFEGCKQAYILKFDDSSLMYEKEASSEKLVCKGKECCREYIKRFLAAIPVAELAAKEEKGNVDVSLLHEKLQIDLHHILTVD, from the exons ATGGCCAAGAAAGTGAGAAAGCTTCACGTATCGGTGAAGCCGGTTAGGCTCCACGGTTTACCGGTTGTTCTCGGAGGCGAAACGGCAGCAAAGAATGTTTTTGCGATGGTGGAGTTGAAATGGAAAGGACCGGTCTCTGGTTTCGGATTGGGGCTCGTCCCTTTCTATCGGTCAAACCGACCCGTCAACCACACGACCTCTAAACCGATTGCTTTGGGCGCAAGCCATGTGGAATGGGAGGATGAGTTCGAACGAGTTTGTTGCATTGTTGGCCCGTGGAACCTTTCCTTCACTGTCTTTCAC GGGGAGACTATAGACGCAAAAAACAAAAAGGCTATCGTCGGAAAAGCGTCGTTGGATTTGGCGGAGTTGGCTACGAAACTTGAATCAGCGGTGGAGAGAAAGCTTCCGATTAGGTCAAAGGGTTTACTTTGGAAGGAAGCAACCCTTGTG GTCAACGTGACTTTTTCTGAAGTAAGAAACGAACCGGACGACTTTACCCAACTCGGTCCGGTAACGGTTGACTCAGCGATTACGACGAATATGCCAAGTCGTCGCGGCGGAATGGATTTCGATTCCTCTTCCTCACCGGCCACCGCTTCTAATTCCGGCGGAGTCAGCCCAATTCTAGGAACGGGGTCGAATTCAAGCCCGGAGAACCAGTCTGAACCGGGTCATAAAGCCGGGTTTAACTGGTGGAAGAGACGACGGTTAAGCTTTTCCATGACCTGGAGAAGAGAACCG agAGAGGAGGAGGAAAGTACAACAAAGACACCGTCGGCGACGGAATCAGAAAAGCCGGCGACGGAGTTATCGATCGAGCCGAACAGATGGGTGGCGAAGGATCTAGCGAGCCGCGACGGAAAATCGAAGCTGAGATCGGAAGTCTACACGGCGTCGATTGATCAGAGAAGCGAACAAGCCGGCGGAGAAGCAGCCTGCGCGGCGGTTGCGGTGGTGGTGGCCCATTGGTTCCAAGCGAACCCTCGGCTAATCAATCCCTCGGAAACGGAATTCGATTCGCTGATCACGCAAGGATCTTCCTTATGGCAATCCCTCTCCGACGAAGAGTCTTACCTGACGCTGTTCCCGGACAGACATTTCGATCTGGAGACGATCGTATCCGCCAAGCTACGGCCGGTCAGGGTTTGCACCGATAAATCGTTTACTGGGTTTTTCAGCCCGGAGAGGTTCGCTTCGCTGGAGGGTTTAATGTCGTTTGATCAGATCTGGGACGAAGTGGAGAAAGAGGTAAGGGCTGCGTCGGAGATTGTGGAGTCTAGGGTTTATATTATGAGCTGGAACGATCATTTCTTTGTGGTGAAAGGAGATATAGATGGGTATTGTGTGATTGATTCGTTAGGGGAGAGACTGTTCGAAGGTTGCAAGCAAGCGTACATTCTCAAGTTTGATGATTCGAGTTTGATGTATGAGAAAGAGGCATCCTCGGAGAAATTGGTTTGTAAAGGTAAAGAGTGTTGCAGAGAGTATATAAAGAGGTTTCTTGCGGCGATTCCGGTGGCGGAGTTGGCGGCAAAAGAGGAGAAAGGGAATGTTGATGTGTCTCTTCTTCATGAGAAACTTCAGATTGATTTGCATCATATACTGACTGTTGATTAG
- the LOC106367145 gene encoding putative clathrin assembly protein At2g25430 isoform X2: protein MAPSIRKAIGAVKDQTSIGIAKVSSNTAPDLEVAIVKATSHDDDPASEKHIRQILNLTSLSRGYVLPCVASVSRRLGKTRDWIVALKALTLVHRLLVEGVPLFQEEILLHSTRRRRGVTTRMLNMSHFRDEAHSSSWDHSAFVRTYACYLDQMLELALFERKSGSSEHLRTR, encoded by the coding sequence ATGGCGCCGAGTATTCGAAAAGCGATCGGAGCGGTTAAGGACCAGACGAGCATCGGGATCGCGAAAGTATCGAGCAACACGGCTCCAGACCTCGAAGTAGCCATCGTGAAAGCCACTAGCCACGACGACGATCCCGCCAGCGAGAAGCACATCCGCCAGATCCTAAACCTGACTTCCCTCTCCCGCGGCTACGTCCTCCCCTGCGTCGCCTCCGTTTCGCGGCGTTTGGGGAAAACGCGCGACTGGATCGTCGCTCTCAAGGCCCTGACGCTGGTCCACCGCCTCCTCGTCGAAGGAGTCCCTCTTTTCCAGGAAGAGATTCTCCTCCACTCCACGAGACGACGACGAGGAGTCACCACCAGGATGCTCAACATGTCCCATTTCCGCGACGAGGCGCATTCGAGCTCGTGGGACCATTCGGCTTTCGTTAGGACTTATGCTTGTTATTTGGATCAGATGCTCGAGTTAGCTTTGTTCGAGAGGaagagtggaagtagtgaacaTTTGAGAACTAGATAG
- the LOC106367145 gene encoding putative clathrin assembly protein At2g25430 isoform X1 — translation MQILGEMAPSIRKAIGAVKDQTSIGIAKVSSNTAPDLEVAIVKATSHDDDPASEKHIRQILNLTSLSRGYVLPCVASVSRRLGKTRDWIVALKALTLVHRLLVEGVPLFQEEILLHSTRRRRGVTTRMLNMSHFRDEAHSSSWDHSAFVRTYACYLDQMLELALFERKSGSSEHLRTR, via the coding sequence atgcaGATTTTGGGGGAGATGGCGCCGAGTATTCGAAAAGCGATCGGAGCGGTTAAGGACCAGACGAGCATCGGGATCGCGAAAGTATCGAGCAACACGGCTCCAGACCTCGAAGTAGCCATCGTGAAAGCCACTAGCCACGACGACGATCCCGCCAGCGAGAAGCACATCCGCCAGATCCTAAACCTGACTTCCCTCTCCCGCGGCTACGTCCTCCCCTGCGTCGCCTCCGTTTCGCGGCGTTTGGGGAAAACGCGCGACTGGATCGTCGCTCTCAAGGCCCTGACGCTGGTCCACCGCCTCCTCGTCGAAGGAGTCCCTCTTTTCCAGGAAGAGATTCTCCTCCACTCCACGAGACGACGACGAGGAGTCACCACCAGGATGCTCAACATGTCCCATTTCCGCGACGAGGCGCATTCGAGCTCGTGGGACCATTCGGCTTTCGTTAGGACTTATGCTTGTTATTTGGATCAGATGCTCGAGTTAGCTTTGTTCGAGAGGaagagtggaagtagtgaacaTTTGAGAACTAGATAG
- the LOC106413391 gene encoding E3 ubiquitin-protein ligase RSL1-like has translation MEESHSSDLISKRQRLDSYIAGDITNPKGEGSSKLVQFADNVVYRLYFKGLVSDEVVAAESGERTVTAGFGVAICDVADNLLYEMKESLSDGGEVKRRGVEIRALIHGLSEAFNMGIRHVRIHCDDYPIFQFINGGDKPKQNEMRQLVNEVCRLKEKMDSCEPLMVARNDVKFAFKLAREAIVSQSSSSLDMKAAQGETCAICLEETDAGRMFSTEQCHHRHCFSCVKQYVEVKLLSGIVPTCLGEGCKLELTLESCSKILTPRVTEMWKRKMKEDSIPAAERIYCPYPNCAMLMSKSDLSSDADQSKGQECVKCRGHFCIDCNVPSHTDMSCDEYKKLHPDPLVDELKSLANDNKWRQCVKCRHMIELSHGCNHMTCRCGYEFCYKCGVEWKKNQNSCPSGCLLTGHGDYDDEDDDDGDSEHSCEEDMCECYYDDDGVRWRDWLDFVDHQPPIYDMSPLPPGAVHEYEAFDIEEGNDDEYDDYDNYGGLTESDHDGGFNEDVYREYYSL, from the exons ATGGAAGAATCACACAGTTCAGACTTGATTTCTAAAAGACAGCGTCTCGATTCTTACATAGCCGGAGATATCACAAACCCTAAAGGCGAGGGTTCTTCTAAGCTCGTCCAGTTTGCTGACAATGTCGTCTACAGATTGTACTTCAAAGGCTTGGTGAGTGACGAGGTGGTGGCGGCTGAGAGTGGAGAAAGGACCGTGACGGCTGGATTCGGAGTTGCGATTTGCGACGTGGCGGATAACTTGTTGTATGAGATGAAGGAGTCACTGAGTGACGGCGGCGAGGTTAAGCGCAGAGGAGTGGAGATTAGGGCATTGATTCATGGCTTAAGTGAAGCCTTCAACATGGGGATCAGACATGTCAGGATTCATTGCGATGATTATCCCATTTTTCAATTT ATAAATGGTGGAGACAAGCCTAAACAGAACGAAATGCGTCAGCTAGTGAACGAAGTTTGTCGcttgaaagaaaaaatggaCTCTTGTGAACCTCTTATGGTTGCACGGAACGATGTGAAGTTCGCTTTCAAGCTGGCTAGAGAGGCAATAGTTTCTCAAAGCAGCAGCAGCTTGGATATGAAGGCAGCACAGGGAGAAACATGTGCCATCTGTCTCGAAGAAACCGATGCTGGGAGGATGTTCTCGACTGAACAATGCCATCACCGCCATTGCTTTTCTTGTGTGAAACAGTATGTGGAAGTGAAGCTGCTTAGCGGAATCGTGCCCACGTGccttggtgaaggatgcaagtTAGAGCTCACTCTTGAAAGCTGCAGCAAGATTTTGACGCCTAGGGTGACTGAGATGTGGAAACGGAAGATGAAAGAGGATTCGATCCCCGCTGCTGAGAGAATCTACTGCCCGTATCCAAACTGTGCAATGTTGATGTCCAAATCTGATCTTTCGAGCGATGCTGACCAATCGAAAGGTCAAGAATGTGTCAAATGCCGTGGACACTTTTGTATTGATTGCAATGTACCATCGCATACCGATATGTCGTGTGATGAGTACAAGAAACTGCACCCTGACCCTTTAGTTGATGAGCTAAAGTCTCTGGCAAACGACAATAAGTGGCGTCAATGTGTCAAGTGTAGGCACATGATTGAACTTTCTCATGGTTGCAACCACATGACTtgcag ATGTGGATATGAGTTCTGCTACAAATGTGGGGTAGAATGGAAGAAGAACCAAAATTCGTGCCCCTCGGGTTGTCTACTTACTGGCCATGGTGattatgatgatgaagatgatgatgatggtgactCTGAACATTCTTGTGAAGAGGATATGTGTGAATGCtattatgatgatgatggtgttcGTTGGCGCGACTGGTTAGACTTTGTGGATCATCAACCTCCTAT CTATGACATGTCGCCGCTTCCTCCGGGTGCGGTGCATGAGTATGAAGCTTTTGACATTGAAGAAGGCAATGATGATGAATATGACGATTACGACAACTACGGTGGCCTAACGGAATCTGACCATGACGGAGGGTTTAATGAGGACGTCTACAGGGAATATTATTCTCTCTAA